Within the Centropristis striata isolate RG_2023a ecotype Rhode Island chromosome 23, C.striata_1.0, whole genome shotgun sequence genome, the region TTATACATTATTGCTACTTACACAATGATGTTGTTAATGGGGATGTGGATGAGTTTGACGAAGAAACCAATGAAACCCATGATGGCAAACCCAATCGCTGTGGCCATGGCGATCTTCTGGAATTCTGAAGGAGGGGATTAATAATAATTAgcaaaaatacagcaaaactgaaattatcttattcaaaaaaataactcattgctCGTTTGAGCCCTTGTCTGTTAGCCAAGCAGCTGGAAATGCTGCTGCCAACACAACAGATTCTGGgccaaataagaaaaaaacctaCCTTTTCTGTCGGGTTTTGTGCATCTCTTTACGAGCCTTATGGAGTCTTTGACGAACTGCCGGCTGGGCTCAACAAACTGCATTACCTGATCCATGGTGTTCAAGCTGcagcagaataaaaacacaatgttaAAGCCCGGACTGCTTGAGTGCTGACGTTGACTTCAGCTGCCAGAGACTTTCATGACTCCCACAACATTAGAATTGTTAATATACTGCAGATGCTTCCCCTTTCTAGTAAATATTAACCAGTATGTTTAATTACATGTGCCCTTATAGTAAAATAACATGATTTGAAGTGAGTTGCGTTAGTTTACTCATCCTTGCTAGCTAACGTTATCGTAAGAAATGCTACCAGGTCGACGTAACGTCAGGATAGCCGAAAATACAATAAGTAAAACGAATAAATGTTAAACAAATCTCACTTACGTCAATGTAATAGCTCTAtgtaaaaggtaaaataatatttaatcgAATAGTACCAATCTTACCTGTTTCTGAGGTCGTATTGTGAAGAAGGCAGTCAGAGGAGTGAGGGCCACGTAGCTTTTGGGCAGACTGTTAGTGAAGAAGAGCTGACGTAGACTTAACATGCGCATGCGTATGATTGTCATTCTCTTTTTCATTTGAGCTTGCTTTATTGTCCACACTGCCACCTACAGGCTGGGAGGTTGTAATACAGAGGCAGATTTTTTGGGtgtaagaagtattcagatcacttaTTTGGGTAAAAGTATCTATACCACACTACAGaattattccactacaagtaaaagtcctataCTCAAAATTTactagtaaaagtacaaaactatcagaatcaaaatgcacttaaagtatcaaaagtaaaagtacttgttgaaTCAGAATGGCTCCAATTAGATGTTATAttaattccaaatatattattgtattattatttttgcattattgcattattatttttatgcatttatgtaagcagcattttacctATTGTCAAGGTatggttcattttaactacttaatatacttttatgtggtttaaataataaaaatgtgttataacttaaaattgatcatattttttatgttaaatgttaacctaaaaagtaactaaagcaggcagctgtagtggagtaaaaggtacaaaatttgcctctaaaatgaagtgaagtagaagtacagagttacatatgtggaaatactcaagtaaagtacctcaaaattgtacctaagtacagtacttgagtaaatgtacttagttacattccaccactgattacagcaatagctgtattcatatattttacCCATGCTCTTGTATTATCTGGGTCTATTACAACTCTTATTTAGTTAGGGTACAACATAGAAAAGGAGTCAAGACCTGAATCATTTTTAAGAAATAGAAGATAACAGGCTGAAATTacctaaatatttttttttttcttttcccacatatttttgtatttctaccAATTGTAAACATCTACCTGCACTATCCAACTCGCTGTGCCTTTGTCTGTATAATGTTCAtgatttaataattaaataataactgTAATTGTTTTATGATATGACACtatgttttctcttcttcttcttacatGTGAAAACATGCTAAGACTGTATCTTGCTATCGCAGCAGAGTGGCTGTGACTCTCTGTCTTACTAACAAACTATGTAATTCAGTGAAGAGCTGTTGGAGTATTGTTGTCTGATGGGTGTAATTATGAATctaatatataacacacacacacattgctttGGGGGAGCATTAGCCCTAGACTCCACGTAACCAATGCTGCTCATGCGCCACATTCCTGTAGTATTAAATACTCCATCATGTGATTCAGATTAAGATACTGTTTCTAAATAGATTTGTGGCATTTCTCTTGATCTTTGTCCCACAGTACACTACTCTACGGTGTAACAAGTCCCACACTTCAAGTGTTACTTGTGTCCAGCAAAGGACAAGTGCTGCACTTCACTGGATTCAATACACTGTTTCCACCCATTATTGGTGCCTCAATTATTAAACAGAATAGTGAATAATACTAAACAGTACCTTGCTATAGGCAGCAAGATTCCaacattactttttacatttgtcatttttaatgaatgaatCATGGATTGAGTCAAATTAAAATTCAGTCTGTTTGGTTGACATTATAAATTCACTTAATTTACCTAATCTCTTTTAATTCTTAAAGGCTAAATGGATCCCAGTGTTACATAACCGCATCTGGAAAGGTCAATCTAATAGCTTGTAAAATGTTACCATTAATTAAATACACTCAGAAGTCATGCACATAATAACTTTtatgtaaaacacaaacaaacagtactTTGCAATATGTGGCTAACATATTGTCTAAcaggtttattttttacattatgtaCATATTGTCATATTACcagaattttgtgtttttccttccTCAGCTAAGGAAATCGTAGATTacaagaaataatcattttagacCAGTGGTTAATGTTTTACTATCAAATGCACATTCTAACACTTTCAGAGCTAGAAAAGCAAAACAGGACACACTTCATATTTAGTCTCATCTAAGTGCTTTAACTATCGACCACAATACTGGATGTGTAcagtatttaattaaaattttacCTTGAAAAAGGGCTTTTGGAGGCAGTTTAGAGCCAAATTATTCTCATCAGTGCAAGGCACGTAAGCCACTTTCATCCAAAGAAATACTATGGTGGGGTGGCCTCTTTACAAGctttaaaaagcaaacaagaTAGAACAGCATCGGCACTTGAAGATACAAAACTGACTAAACAAAGATGCCAACATgggtaagtaaaagtacagtaaAAAGAAAGTTTCATCATGCAGTCTTGTTTGATAAATACAATTTGACAATATAccgcactataccttgattgtttgcttttttcttcctgtaagtcgctaaatgactaaatgtaaatgtaatatgtCAAGTTaatttttgatattttacaaaataaaagggcTCTTAGTGATCCAATGACTTTAGAATACTCTCATAAAATAAATCTGCTTCACAACAGTAATAGTAACATTAATGCCTCTATAAAAGTGCGTAAAAGTGCTCTTTAAAAGATGATACATAGCATAAAATGTCCTTGATAGCACACATCAATTTGCCACTGCTCACTGCCAAGTGATTCCAAGCATGTTGCAGCTGATCTCCCACAATTTTTGGGCCAAGTCATCATCAGAAGCCGTCCTTGAGCATCTCGCAGGAGCGCAGTCACTGTCAGGGACAGAGAAGGACCATTATATACTGTACACTGTGTGCTGTATTTTTTCGAgtgttttacaaaaataaaaattgttaaCCCTCAGCTGCATGCCATTTACCCTTTTGTTTGTCAACAGGTAGTAATAGTGCACAGCGTGAAGTCTGTACTCTGAAAGCTCTTGTATAACCAACTGTAGGTTGGCTGAAATGCTGTTTGTACCTGAAGTACCCTCCACTCTGGCTCTCCAGGCCTGACTCCACAGCACAGTAAATGGTGGTCTGTGCTCCCTCCAGTGTAGTCTTGGTAAAAATCCTGAAGATCTTCACTGCCACCTGGATACACTGATGCTGGTGCCTCCACAGGTCAGACTGCACCACCCCAGGGTGCAGAGAGAACACACTCACCCCTGTTCCTGCAACATGTAGGAAGCAGGCACATACACAGTCACCCACACgtactgtatatacatgttGACACATGCAAACAAGTATGTCAGTGTtataatcatttacatactcTGCATACAATTTACACTTATTTCTGTGTAAAATATGCATCTTTTTCATCTAGCAACTGTACCAGTGACTAAGTAAATTCaaattgaataataaaaaaataaatttaaaataacttaTCTTCTATTTGTTTCGGAGTTAAAATCCGtatgattatattataataCAGTATTCACATCTATTGAATCAACTACTAGACTGAAGGGTTGTCAAATTAAAGTAATGCCTTTCAGTTATTGGCCACTCGGCAAAAGAAAGAACAATGGATTGATACAATAAAATGGATAATTGCCAGTGAAAGTCTGATTCATATGTAATTGCTGCACTTCTTCAGAGTGAGACAATTAAATTAGAATGAACAAGCTATCCAGTGTGCAAAATGGTAAGTCTCGACTTGCTTTCGTCAGTCTGCTATTATGTAAAACTGAATACAATGCTGCTTTTCTGATTCACCTTTCACAGCAATTAGAAGTTGGCAATCTAGCTTCCAAACACAGACATGCATGTGTTATTCTCGCATGTATACCAATATCATGGCTACAACACAAATTTGTGAACttaatgtttaaataagttactttttctttcttccatcCCCTGTCTTGTGTGCTTATGCATGCACCATTTCCCCTTACCTTGTAACCGTTTGGCAAGTAGGCGTGCAAAGAGGACGTTTGCCAGCTTGCTCTGCCCATAAGCCTTCATGGTATCGTAACTCCTCTCACTGTTGATGTCATCCAGTCGAAGGCCGGTCCAGGTGTGGGCCACCGATGCCACGACGACGATGCGGGCAGGAGCTGAACGCTTGATGATGTCCAGCAGCAGATAAGTCAACAGGAAGTGACCTGAGGAAATTAATGACAGACACTTTAATGCTAATGTCTCACAGTGCCCAAAAAAAACGCCAATAAACCATACTGGTCATTTTATCCACTCAAATTTAAAAGTGTCATACTGCAGACCAAAAACACATACTGTAGATTTGGAAAAGCGGCTGATAAAAAAGCCCATACACTTTTTCATCAAAAAGGGCTTTAAAGAGAACATTGGAGCTGCTGTAGAGGTAAGAAAACTGCTCTGGGTTGGTGTGTTtcatatgtaaaatatattacGTCACTGGTCTTTTTATGTTGTGGTTTTGTAGTTCTGACTGGAGAGCTCAGATAAAGTGTCCTTTAGATAATTGCTGCAATATTCCTTATCACTAACACTGTGATTTTCATTTCCACAGTACAGTTGCTATCATGACATCATACAGGCTTAGTATGTGATCTTCTTGTGATACTATACCGTGTGATGCTGCAGTCACAAGTGGTTGTTTCATAGTCAACATGCAGTAGCTCTAACTATGTTTATTAAGGTCATGATCCCATATTCCAGCTGACAGACCACACTTTGCTACCCTGAAGTAAATAACATATCCAGGTTCTGGATAGCTCTGCTTGAAATAAATAGAAGGATTAAGTCCTGTTGCCTATTACAGTAGTTCTGACTAACATTTACCTGTATGCCTTTGTTATTAATTTTGCCTCATTATGAGCTGTGTCAATAGAAATCGCAAAGTGCTGCAAGTCAGAAAATGTATAGGATCCCTGGGAAGTTTTATGTGATCAACAACCTACTATATTAATACTGAAAATCCTGTTCAGCATACATGAATACCATTATCCAATGTTCACGTGTGGACAAACATGTGGACTCTGTGAGAGTACACTTTGAGTATGTTTGCCTGTCTACACTATTGTTCTCTATTTCCTGTTTTAGTGATGATGTAACCAGAGTGTATCATTATCTGAAGTACATTAGTACATGTAAAGGATGTTTGTGAATGTAATGGtattatgcatgtgtgtgtctgcgtatGTGTTCACATATGTGTGTGGGTGAACATGTTCAAGCACAGACTGTTCTTTTCTCTGTCAGCCTGTGACAAAAATACCACTGAGGAAAAGATCATTTGGAAGCAAGCCATGGTCCAATACGGGGGAAAACTGACAGCTTGAAGAAAACAGTAACTCTGATTTTCCTGGCTGGCATGTTGGCCAGCTTGGTTGTACATGTGCTGTATGCCCTCTTTGCTTGCTAACCACCTTATATGAATTAAAATACTTTAACCTCCTTTCCTGGGAAAATTCCTCCTGGCATGTTATCTTATTATTAAATCAGCAGAAGATATGACTGCCAACTGTTCATATTACATCAATTACTAAGACTGAGtaatttctcttttatttatcttgCCACAGCCAACTAAACCACTTCACTGCATGTTATGCCTGATTGACAGAGTATTTTAATATGTCTGCTAATTCGAAATCAAGATAAAGAATACAACTTCCAGTATGACTCACCTAAATGATTGACACCTAGCTGCATTTCAAACCCATCAGCAGTCTTGGAGTAGGGACACATCATGACGCCTGCATTGTTTATCAGGATGTTTACTTGTTTCTCCTCTGAAAAGAAAATCccagcacaaacacaaaaagataaGCAAGTATCAAATGTTAAATGAATAGCATAAGTTGATTGTTTATTGTGCAATTTGATtgggcagaaaaaaatatgatttatgagTGCATTTTCAGCAGACATCCATCATTGAAATGCATATCTTTTTTGTGCGGGAACATAATTGGGTTTTAAACAGGATTTTATCGTTCCCTACCCTTGTTGATGAGTTCAGCAAACACTCTGATGGACTTGGTGTCAGACAGATCCAGTTTCTTGATGACAACATTCTCATTTCCTGTGTCTTCCAAAATGTCTGTCCGGGCCTCCTCTGCCCTCTCCAGGTCTCTGCATGCCATGATTATGCGTGCACCTgaaaaaaaagagccaaaagGTTCAATCTTAAgaggataataataatgttctCCCTATTCCACACTTCTTTCCTCTCACAGTCTGAAGCAACAGAGCTCAGGTGAAACTTTAAATTGCTCCAAGTTTGTTATTTGTGCTGTCTTGCAGAGGCTCCAGCCCCCTCATGTTCctgagagagaataaaaaagtaGGAACTGCAATGATTGATGAATGGATAGGCATAATCCTTCAAAGTTTCCAAATTCCTAACTACAAAAGCTGTGCTCGAGCAAAAAGCTCCCTGCGTCAATCAAGGATGAAGTACGTAACTCTCTCAGAGTACTTTTGATCATCCTCTAATGTTCTCTAACCAGCTGCTCTGCTCGCATGAACACAGGACCCTCTCAACTGTGTCATTCTCTTTTGCCTCTGACGCAAATTACGATGCATTCTCCTTAATGAGCCCAGAAAAGGGGCTTTgaggacacatacacacactctctctcacccgcacacacacacacacacacacacacacacacacacacacacacacacacacacaaacatgcatgcatgccTACACAAACTAACAAATACAGAGACAACTAcccccatcacacacacacacacacacacaaaatagctGCTGTTCCCACCAATTATGAAAGAGGAGAGCCATTAATCAGTTGGAGTGTAGCGTCTCTATCCCATCACAGTGTCTTTGTCCCCCCCCCTTCTTTTCCCATGTTGGGAGAACCCAATTGTTCCCACATTTCCTTGGTGGCCAAGTTCACTCAATTAAATGAAATAGTAAACAAACAATGGGAACGGAGGGTTATAGTGAGTCGAGTGAAAGATCTTCCAGCAGATACatgcataaatgcataaataatgcCATTatgtaaataagtataaaatatgaataatgatTTCAGTCAAACCTGATCAAATTATCTACATTCAgattcaataaaataaacattttactcTATCAACATGGTTAATGAATGTTATtactaaacaaataaatgattaaaaaggttGAGATTCTGTTTGGTAGTCTGATACACTACCCCAAGGAACCTCCTTTTATTATGAATCCTCGCAAATCTAATCATGTTGTCATCATGCCATTACATAATCCCATTTACTGAAAGGTGATACAGTAATTTGACATGATTTCCCCAGAAACAAGAACCACAGTATTATTATTCTCCTCTGGcagtgatgattttttttatcctgcctttctttttgtcacTGCTCATTTCTCACACTGTTCTGTATTTCTAATCGCTGTAAAAATCTGTTAACATACATTAATGGACAAAAGAATCATTTTCCTTTTTGGGCTtttatgtacaaaataaaacacacatgcactcacacaaatgcacagcagctgttttttttttgttgtttttttaaaaaggggaagCTAGTTGCCATGCTGAGCCTTTTCAAGTGTGAAcggataaaaaaaattaaatcatgtATGCAGAACCACTTTTCATTTTACTCGCTCTGCATGTGTCAGTGCACTGCTGGGTGCACCCTCCAATCTCTCTTTGTTGCCTGTCTGGCTTGGGAGGGGAGCAGACCCTCACAATAGTCCCTCTGTCCCCTTTACATATCGTCTTTCTTCAATCACTGCTGTTTGTCTTTCAATTGCATTGGTGTGTTAACTAAGATGCTCATTTTGATGATCTCTCTTCCATCGCACTTCAGATTTTCAAGTATTCTGAGGCTCTAGAATCACTGGAAACAGCCTGACACTCTCACCAAAACACATGCAGCATGTGAACATTGAATAAGCAAGTAGGATTAAGCCTGATTCTATGTTGGAGGTCTGTGGACAGAGGGCACAGTCAAAGATCACGCTTTCTAGCTTTAGAACACCCACAGCATTAGAGGTGCTTAGTTCCAGGGAAAAGAGTGGAATGTGTAAGTTTGAAAgtcaatgaaaagaaaagaaaaaatgcaaagaaGCAGGTAGTCATTAAAGCAAGTGAGCCCGGAATAGACTGAGGCAGATGGGGAGAGACACACAGCTGGACAGGCAAGCCTGAGCAGTACCTCTTCTTGCCAAATCCCTGGCTGTTTCTTTTCCAATACCAGTGTTGGCTCCGGTGATGATCACTGTTTTCCCATCTAGCCTCTCCTCAGATGACCAGCGGTTACAGCACACACTCCTGAACAGCACACaacaatcacaaaaaacacatgctgATAAGAAATAgtagttttcttcataataagtttttttttttgtagtttccaATCCACACTACTATTGTTGTCTGTAATCTACTTTATTTATACTAAATCCTTTGAGGAATTTCCCAGAAAAATCAAACAGCAAAACATGATccatgaattgatgattaacaaaaaatgattgCATGCAAATATCTAGCTTTTTTCTGCAAGAATGGATGAAAATCATGAATGATCATGATGAAAACGGATTCACAGaagcaaaaaaatattcagactgGTTACTTCAACTGTTTCTCATTTACTAACGACTAACTAATAATTTACAAAGAAAAACGGTCTGAATCGACACAAATTACATTACTGCCAAATCTGCTGGCACGGTTTAATATATTCCTCCTACAATTACTgacattactgttattattgagCCGTTTTATAACCCGTTGTGTATTTTTCCTACCTGCAGTACATTTTTTCTTCAGAGCAACAGATTCCAACCTCAGGACCAGTCAGCCACTTTAGCAAGAAAAGAATTTACCTCCTTCAGTCCTCCCAGCAGTTCGTCAGTGGATTTCGTGCTTGTCATCTCTCCCCACCCCACCGGGCTTGTCATGACAATAACACGGTCGGGCCAATCAGCAGCGAGCTGACGCATAATTGATTCGCAAGTTGCAGTCTGTGGAGCAGCCGGCCCCTGCTGCCAGAGAGACGGACTGAGCTGACCCTACAGATTGTTATAATTCTATTCTGAcagaataatttagttttttctttgctgttgtATACGAGTGTCAGGACAGTACAAATACAATATATCCCCATTACCTACTAAAAGAAGAGGCCCATTAGCCTAAACTtagaaaaatattataaatgctattttctgaaatattcaaagctgtactttgtttttaatatgtaTAAAGAGTTTGTTTGCTAAAGTTTGCGTGAAATTCAATCATCATGTAGGACCATAGGGTCCGTTCATTTATGGAAATCTGCTATATCTGACGTCATCTGAAAAGGTCAACCCACTGCTGGTATGGAGACCTTAATGTGCAAGCAACTTGTAGTATCTTGTGAGTACATGACAATATATCACCCCAGCTGACTTTAGGCTGAGGCagctgacaaaaaaatgacaaggaGTTTCTATGCTATACTTTGTTTATGATATTGTTACACACTACAGTGTGGTTGTACGTTTTTATTACTTGAAATGGCAGCTATAACCATGAATAACATACTATTCTATAGCAATTTTAGgaatatttggacaaatattttttagacATCCTACATTatggtgtttatatatatatatatatatatatatatatatatatataatttatttttacatttcttacgATTTGTTTTTCACACACTTTACTACGACATTAATAATGACATTGGCATCCTATACTATAACTTtttcacaattattttaatgactaatgataatatatattcacagtatttttcatgacattttactTATAATATATTACtaagatattttatattttgcattataCAAGTATATACAATAATACAGCTTTTTGTGTTCTGTGTAAATGCCACCAAACacctgtctttcttttttctttctcacaaTCATTTACTAGGAGTGAGGAGCTGAAACTGAATTCCTGAACATAGAAAACTCCAGAGTTGATGTCAGAGTCCCTCAAAATAGCCCTTTGTACGTTTGAACACTATACACACCTTAGAGGGATTCAGCGAGAAGTGTTGCTGCAGCAAGGTTCAATGGGCCTTTGCATGATGCCCATTGAACCTTGCTGCAGCGATACTTCTCACTGAATCCCTCTAAGGTGTGTATAATGATCAAAAGGGTGTTTGAATTATAAAGAGCAGGTGAAAATCAATTTTTTAAGGCACTGGAAGTGCACCCTTTTTGTCTAGCGAAGGTCATTGCATGCTTTGCCATTTTGTACAACTTCTGCCTCATATATGGAGACACACTTCGGAGTCGGGGGC harbors:
- the sec61g gene encoding protein transport protein Sec61 subunit gamma, with amino-acid sequence MDQVMQFVEPSRQFVKDSIRLVKRCTKPDRKEFQKIAMATAIGFAIMGFIGFFVKLIHIPINNIIVGG
- the zgc:112332 gene encoding retinol dehydrogenase 12, encoding MYCRSVCCNRWSSEERLDGKTVIITGANTGIGKETARDLARRGARIIMACRDLERAEEARTDILEDTGNENVVIKKLDLSDTKSIRVFAELINKEEKQVNILINNAGVMMCPYSKTADGFEMQLGVNHLGHFLLTYLLLDIIKRSAPARIVVVASVAHTWTGLRLDDINSERSYDTMKAYGQSKLANVLFARLLAKRLQGTGVSVFSLHPGVVQSDLWRHQHQCIQVAVKIFRIFTKTTLEGAQTTIYCAVESGLESQSGGYFSDCAPARCSRTASDDDLAQKLWEISCNMLGITWQ